The region GCGGCGCTGACGGCTCAACACTACATTGTGAGGAAATGAAGATTCCAACATGCCGCCATTTCCTCGGTGGACTGAAGACGCGAGTCCTTTTTCTGCCCCTTCAGTGATATTTGGAATATTAGACCCTAGAAGAATGTTTCTTCAGAGCTGCGCCTCCAAGGGTCATCCGTTGCACCAAGTCAAGAAGGACCCCCACAAACCCCTTTGTAGAGGAGGCCTTTAAAGTCGTTACCCCTCAGGCCCCTCCGGACCGCCGTCCATCAGTGCCTGGAGGAGTCCGGGCTTCCTGCCCTTCTATTCACAGTACAGAGGTTGGCCTCTTCATGGAGTCACTCATCCGTGTCCGGCTGGACACCAAGCATGGCGTGCAGCTCCTCCGCCGTGTAGCCCAGCAGGTTGTGGAGGTCGCACACAAACCGGTAGACGTAACGCTTCCCTGAGGTCTTGTGGATAATGTTCTTGTCGTAGTAATATCGCAGTCCTCTGCTCAGCTTCTCATAGTTCATTTTAggcttattttttcttttcccccacCGGCGAGCAacctgggaaaaaaaagttacatttaggACACTTATTCCCCTTAGATTTATCGTAACACATTGCTGCGTGTAGACAGAATGGCGGCGGCGTAGGGCGGCAGCCCGCGTGTCGCTTTGATTAGAGCGGTTTCATAGGACTTTTCCTTTTGTCCGGGGCACAGATCAGCGACGCCACCAGCgagcagctggagagagataagcCGCTGGCGGAGTCCTCCTCCTACGCCGGCACGGCCGTCTACTGAACCCATACTTGTAATCAGACCATAAAGCAGAGTAGATCTACTCACCTCGTCTGGGTCGGTGAGTTTGAATTCCCACCCATCCCCCGTCCAGCTGATAAAGGGCTGGCATGACTTGTCCGTCAACAATTCCAACAAGAACTGCCAGAGCTGAATGGGCCCGCTCCCTGTTGAATCAATAAGAGGCGTTAGGGTCAGTAAACTGTAGAGATTAGACGCAGTGTAAGGCGCCGGGAACACAACGCTTGGTGGGAGGAATCACCAGGAGGTTTCCTGACCTACAACTCCGCCGTAATCTGCTGTATGGGCGGCTTGTGGCCCCAGAGGGCTCTACAAACAGCACCATCTACCATGTTGTTCTAGACAGCATAAAAGAAGAAAAGGGATGGATGTACACGAGGGAGGCCAAGAGGACGGTACCGAGCTGGTCGGCAGGTGGATGGATGGAGCTTTATAACCACGTTGGGCGATTCTCCAGCATATACAGTAAACTAAGGGCTCCGACgggatgtgaacagagcccaagGCTGGTCAAACACAGGCAGCCGTCAGCCCAATGCTTGGTTGCCGACAGCTATTCCTCCCGCCCCTTGGCTGGACCTAGCGTACAAGTGTTCAAGAGGGGATTAAACTATTGTCAGACACCTCTGGTGCCGGTTTATCTCCTCTGGGAACAAAAATCAGCCATGTTCCAATCAAACTGCCCACTTGCCCTCCCGCTCGCCAACCTGTCTCACTAAAATCAGCAGTTTCCTAGTGgtgtagataaaaaaaaaaccaaaacacttaAATAGACCCCCCCTCCACTCCTTATGGTTGCCACTCAGGACTGGAGGACCCAGTGGTTTTTTCCCCTTTCCATGACCTTTAAAATGACCCCTGACTAACTCTTCACTTCCTTGGGGGAGTTCCTGCATCCATTCCTGGTAAgtcgcatggtctgcctctatgataCGCACGACCCTGGTCTCCACCGACGGCAGTTTAACACGTATGGCCACCTATTCTAGGATTGATGTATAAAGTCTTATATCCCTTTTAGATGGAGTGCATGTATAAAGCCTACTGTAGTATCGTACCTGTGAAACCAGCAAGAATAGCTGCAGGGATGACCGGTTTGCCCTGCTCCACCGGGTCATTTCGGTCTTGAATGTAGTCTTTAAAAGACATCGATGGTTTGTTTAAACACAAGGACTGACTGGCATCTTCCTCAAAGCTTTCGTAGGATGGAACCCGTTGCATGTCCACCAATGAGGACTGGCTTGTCCATGACTGTAGCATAGAATCCGAGCCTTCAAAGCTTTCTGTGCCGCTGTCTATGGAGTCCCTGTCCACGGATTTAGCTGAGGACACAAAAAAGTGGAGTGGaaaattagaaaaagaaaaaacaaaaaagctggtCCAACTGCTTTCTGCTTCTttgtgttttcaatggaaaaatggGCATGCATGGCCAGGCTCTACCCAGGGATATCAATCTATAGAAGGAGGGTACAAGTTCTATCCCTGCACTCACCAGAATTCAGAGAGTTCAGCAGGACATTTAAGCTGCTCTGGCCGTAGTCACGACTCAGGGAGGAGTAGTTACTTTCCATGGACTTCATGCACGAATAACTCTGGAACTCTTGCTTCACCGGTAGGAGATTTGGGACTGGAGTCACCGGGCACAGGTCACTGTACAGCTCGGCTTTTGGGTAACCCTGCACTTGAGACACACAATGCAGAGGATCGATACTGAAGCCTAAGGGGGAAGATTTAAAAAATTAGAAATAGCAGACAACAAAAAGTTTGGATTTGATCAAGTGAGAAAATGACCATTGGGAGAAGTCATCAATGTGTCATTCATCACGAGTAAAGGAAGGGCAGCGTTCACCAAGAGTTCCCAGTTGGCGTTACTTTAGGGGTCTACGTTTCATGATCAGGATAAGTCTGCAATAATGATAATTGCCTGGACACATGGCCAAAACTCAAGACTCATGGTGACCAACACAAAAGGGTCACAAGCCAAACATGGCTGCTGAGACACTGGTTGGGGACCCTGACTCTAACCCACAGGCTCATGTAAGGTCAACTGTGATCGGTGAAGGTCCAACCACCTTCCAATGGACAGATGGCCATGCATGTCCCGGTTGGTTCTACCCAAGGATATTAACCTTGACTGAACATCGGCATGGGCACCCGCCTCTCCGTGGAGAACAGATATTGGGATCCCCGCCTCAGGCTTTGCATTAGTGGTTGGCCCAAgcaaacaaagaaaaagaaaagttttttggTGGCAAACATTTAAGAAGCGGAGTTCAGTGTGAAGCCACTACCAGCCATTTACAATAAAGACTTTCATATTTAGGGATTTCATATTTGACAAACCAAAATAGTTATTAATTGTTTCAGCAAGATGAAAGCGACTTACTTAGCGAGTCACTGCTTATccactgggagctgctgtgatGAACCGAGCCGTCAACATAAGAATCCGGAACCTTCTCTTGTTCTGAGAAGAGTAAAGGAGGGAATTATAGCCTTCAGCTCCAAAACCCACCGCAGTGCGagcacaccagcagggggcgcacaTACACAAGAGCTCTACCCAGAAGCCCCTCCACTGTCTGCATCAGCTGCCTCCCAATTACCTTTCATCATTTGCTCCAGATGCTCCCAGAGGATGTCCCCCACAAAGTCCGGCGCCAGCTCTAAAAAACGCTCTTTTCCCAAGTTGCACAAGTCTTGCCCGGTCATAATAAATTCCTGAAAATTCACATTCGCCAAGGAAAATTCTGTGACAGCCCATGAAAGCCACTGACACACCTGAGTCTGGTTCCACAACCATGGATCTAGGAGGAAAGGACAATGCATTGGAGGGCTTGTCTGGTGCACAAGAACACAATCACATCCTAGATTAGAGTCTGTCACCATTTGGGACCCTCATCCATTGGCCAGGATGGCTACAGAGATCCTCTCACTCTAGAAGAc is a window of Eleutherodactylus coqui strain aEleCoq1 chromosome 4, aEleCoq1.hap1, whole genome shotgun sequence DNA encoding:
- the ETS2 gene encoding protein C-ets-2, producing the protein MIEVDLRSMDQVAPVYNVHRGLLKRQLAFDNVNLSTSILSGLYSTYDAYEEEQAVPTGLDSLCHDSGGCELPLLTPCSKAVMSQALRATFNGFTKEQRRLGIPNNPWLWNQTQVCQWLSWAVTEFSLANVNFQEFIMTGQDLCNLGKERFLELAPDFVGDILWEHLEQMMKEQEKVPDSYVDGSVHHSSSQWISSDSLSFSIDPLHCVSQVQGYPKAELYSDLCPVTPVPNLLPVKQEFQSYSCMKSMESNYSSLSRDYGQSSLNVLLNSLNSAKSVDRDSIDSGTESFEGSDSMLQSWTSQSSLVDMQRVPSYESFEEDASQSLCLNKPSMSFKDYIQDRNDPVEQGKPVIPAAILAGFTGSGPIQLWQFLLELLTDKSCQPFISWTGDGWEFKLTDPDEVARRWGKRKNKPKMNYEKLSRGLRYYYDKNIIHKTSGKRYVYRFVCDLHNLLGYTAEELHAMLGVQPDTDE